A stretch of DNA from Candidatus Polarisedimenticolaceae bacterium:
TCGATGTCCCGGAGCAGGAGCACCGTGCGGTACGTCTCGGGGAGCCGATCGAGCGCCTCCCGGACCAGTTTCGTGGTCCGGCTGGGCGGCGCGTCCCCGTTCCCTTCGACGTCCTCGAGCCGGATCGCGTCCCACGCCGAGGGTTCGTCGACGTGGTAGCCCTTGGCGTCGTAGACGGGGAGCAGATCCTCGATCGACTCCTCGGGCTTCAGGCGCTTCGCGCGAAGGCGCATGAGCGAGGCGTTGACGACGATCCGGTGGAGCCAGGTGGAAAGACGCGAGTGTCCCTCGAACTTCCCGAGGGCGCGGAAGGCCGATATGAACCCTTCCTGCACGGCGTCGCGGGCGTCCTCGTCGTTGCCGGTGATCCGGCGTGCGACGGCGAGCAGTCGGGGGGTGGTGGTGCGGACGAGTTGTTCGAAGGCGCCGTCGTCGCCGGAGCGCAGCCGATCGAGCAGGTCGCGCTCGTCGTCCGGGGCTCCGGCCTCGACCGGGGGCACGGGTTCGATCATCGCGACGGAGCCTACCATGCCCCTCGGATGGGCCGGGGTTTCCCCTCCGGGCTACGATGCCGCGGCATGCGTCGCGATCCGGTCCAGTTTGCCGACGCCTCCGGGACCCCCGTCGTGGGGACGCTTCGGGAGACCGGTTGCCGGGCGGCGGTCGTCCTGACCCACGGGATCGTCGGCTACCGGGGGATGCCCGAGCTCGAGGCTCTGGCCGGCGCGCTCGAGGGGACCCGCGACGTCCTTTCGATCGACGTTCGCGGGCACGGCGACAGCCCGGGCCGATTCACCTGGGGGCGCGACGAGTGGATGCAGGTCGAGGCCGCCGCCCGTTACCTCGGCGCCCCGGCTCGGCCGGTCGCCGCCGTCGGGTTCTCCTTCGGCGGCTACCACACGGCGAAGGCGGCCCTCTCCGGTGCGCCGCTCGACCGTGTCGTCCTCGTCGGTGCGCCGTTCGACTTCCGACTGTACGACCGGATGCCCCTCAACCGGGCCCTCTGGCGTCACCTGCCGCTGATGATCCGGCGCCGGCGCCGGCTCCCCCGGGTCGAGCGTCTCCCCAGGATGCGCGAGCGCGGCCTTTCGGCCCGCGACCTCTCACGCATCACCGTCCCCACGCTCGTCGTACACGGCGCGGACGACTGGCTCGTCTCGAGGCGTCACGCCGAGGCCTTCGCGGCGGCGATCCCCCGCGCGACCTTCCTCGAGATCGAGCGCGGCCTCCACGCCGAGTACCTGATGCAGTCCAGCCCGGGGGCCTTCGTAGCCGCCCTCCGGGAGTTCCTCACGCTGCCTTGACCGGCTTTTTCTCCGGCCCGGTTCCCGGGCCGATCTCGATCGGCACCTTCTTCGCGGTCGGCAGGTTCGCCGCGGGCACGGTGACCTCGAGCACGCCGTGCCTGAAGGTCGCCTTCACCTTGTCGGTCGGGGTGCCCTCCGGAAGGGCGAACGAGCGCTCGAATCTCCCGTAGTCGACCTCCTGGAAGAAGTAGTCGGCCTCCTCGACCTTGTGCTCGGTCCTCTTCTCCCCCTTGATCGTCAGGCGGTCCCCCTGCACGGAGAGCTCGACCTCGTTGGGGTCGACGCCGGGCATCTCCGCCCGGAAGACCAGCATGTTGTCGCGGGTGAAGCACTCGACGGTCGGGAAGAGCGTGCTCATCCATTCCGTCGGCTTGTCGGTTTCGCCCGTCCCCGCCGGCAGCTCCCGCCGGCGTACGCCGAACGCGGGCAACATGCGGCTGCCCTCGCCGACGCGGGTGAAGAGCGTGTCGAAATCCCGAAAGAGATTCGACATCTCGTCGAAGACGCTGCGCCTGGTCCACATCTCGGGATCCCTCCTTTCTGGAAACCGTCTATCGGGATAGAACTCCTCGCGGGGGGTGTCAAGCCTGCTACCCTCTCGGACATGTGTGGATTCCTCGGCATCATCGGTGAGCCCGGGGCGGCCCGGCACGTGTACGACGGACTCATCTCGATCCAGCACCGCGGGCAGGACGCGGCC
This window harbors:
- a CDS encoding sigma-70 family RNA polymerase sigma factor is translated as MIEPVPPVEAGAPDDERDLLDRLRSGDDGAFEQLVRTTTPRLLAVARRITGNDEDARDAVQEGFISAFRALGKFEGHSRLSTWLHRIVVNASLMRLRAKRLKPEESIEDLLPVYDAKGYHVDEPSAWDAIRLEDVEGNGDAPPSRTTKLVREALDRLPETYRTVLLLRDIEGLDTQETAEALGVTANAVKIRLHRARQAFKTLVEREFGGPRS
- a CDS encoding alpha/beta fold hydrolase encodes the protein MRRDPVQFADASGTPVVGTLRETGCRAAVVLTHGIVGYRGMPELEALAGALEGTRDVLSIDVRGHGDSPGRFTWGRDEWMQVEAAARYLGAPARPVAAVGFSFGGYHTAKAALSGAPLDRVVLVGAPFDFRLYDRMPLNRALWRHLPLMIRRRRRLPRVERLPRMRERGLSARDLSRITVPTLVVHGADDWLVSRRHAEAFAAAIPRATFLEIERGLHAEYLMQSSPGAFVAALREFLTLP
- a CDS encoding Hsp20/alpha crystallin family protein, producing MWTRRSVFDEMSNLFRDFDTLFTRVGEGSRMLPAFGVRRRELPAGTGETDKPTEWMSTLFPTVECFTRDNMLVFRAEMPGVDPNEVELSVQGDRLTIKGEKRTEHKVEEADYFFQEVDYGRFERSFALPEGTPTDKVKATFRHGVLEVTVPAANLPTAKKVPIEIGPGTGPEKKPVKAA